In one window of Methanolobus mangrovi DNA:
- a CDS encoding tetratricopeptide repeat protein, translated as MDPDKPEKWFKLAFDAEDPEEKIEYFSLILEYEHLDPELWSNEAMALVWNNKGIALSFIGRDEEAVECFRKSVFLNKNDVDVLCNMGVGLFNIGRYEESIKCYNRILALDPGNENAWINKGDILELMGNHNEAIECYSRVHKEIELDNKFAIVWHKKGLAYFSLGQYEDAAECFTRVLKIDPEHSDAIENLKTAMGNTKKMNDDMKYQSSSYL; from the coding sequence ATGGATCCCGATAAACCGGAAAAATGGTTCAAATTAGCATTTGATGCCGAAGATCCGGAAGAGAAGATTGAGTATTTTTCGCTTATACTGGAGTATGAGCATCTGGATCCTGAACTTTGGAGCAATGAGGCAATGGCGCTTGTATGGAATAATAAAGGCATAGCACTTTCTTTTATAGGTAGGGATGAAGAAGCGGTGGAGTGCTTCAGGAAGTCTGTTTTTCTTAATAAAAATGATGTTGATGTTCTATGCAATATGGGTGTGGGTCTTTTTAATATCGGTCGATATGAAGAGTCCATTAAATGTTATAATCGGATACTTGCCCTTGACCCTGGCAATGAGAATGCATGGATAAACAAAGGTGATATTCTGGAACTGATGGGCAATCATAACGAAGCCATCGAATGCTACAGCAGAGTTCACAAGGAAATTGAACTGGATAATAAATTTGCAATCGTGTGGCACAAAAAAGGACTTGCTTACTTTAGCCTCGGTCAATATGAGGATGCTGCAGAGTGTTTTACCAGAGTCCTTAAAATAGACCCTGAACACAGTGACGCAATAGAAAATCTGAAGACTGCAATGGGAAATACAAAAAAGATGAACGATGATATGAAATATCAAAGTTCTTCCTATCTGTAA
- the mobA gene encoding molybdenum cofactor guanylyltransferase, with translation MIRSSLLLAGGLGTRLDGREKALMVCQDTTLLERTLAVLEDVSDEVIVSLRDDEQVEHFSEYLGDRKVVTDKIRNAGPLAGMLAGFEKACGDYVFTVACDMPFLNGRLIDMMFDMVGEHDALIPISEYGTKEPLHSVYRRDKMLEAIESAMHDGYRSILAPVSSLEDVMYLDAAAMKKIDKDLKSFVNINTPSDMVKLDNWNLDDI, from the coding sequence ATGATACGGTCTTCACTATTATTGGCAGGTGGTTTAGGAACCCGTCTTGATGGCAGGGAAAAAGCATTGATGGTCTGTCAGGATACTACTTTGCTGGAACGTACTCTGGCAGTACTTGAAGATGTCTCAGATGAGGTTATCGTATCACTGAGGGATGATGAACAGGTGGAGCACTTTTCCGAATATCTGGGGGATAGGAAAGTTGTAACCGATAAAATACGAAACGCAGGTCCGCTTGCAGGAATGCTTGCAGGTTTTGAGAAGGCTTGCGGTGACTATGTTTTTACAGTAGCATGTGACATGCCATTTCTTAACGGGCGATTAATTGATATGATGTTTGATATGGTGGGGGAACATGATGCTTTGATACCCATAAGTGAGTATGGTACAAAGGAGCCGCTGCATTCTGTATATCGCAGGGATAAGATGCTTGAGGCAATTGAATCTGCCATGCATGATGGATACAGGAGCATACTTGCTCCGGTATCTTCTCTGGAAGATGTTATGTATCTGGATGCTGCTGCAATGAAAAAAATAGACAAAGACCTTAAAAGTTTTGTCAACATAAATACTCCATCAGATATGGTAAAACTGGATAACTGGAATCTGGATGATATCTGA
- a CDS encoding DUF460 domain-containing protein, which yields MQNGVIYGIDIAKGSSRAQEVPRYAVAVLKDGEINHYTMVRLHRILRMLNKDCPDYIAVDNIFELAANKNELIHFLEKLPENTKLVQVTGGIRQKPLLRLAQEHGLSLNQFDPNQEAEACAILASLGVGVEVSLFEDITRIKVSRARSLGRGGWSQNRYRRKVHGAVREKSREVENTLRKFSRETGFAFSEHITEGFGGYVRAEYTVNAKRERVPVKPSANADVQVTVKSVERDKIQYLPIKKAGRKYTIVGIDPGTTVGIAILSLDGELLLSDSTRGISHDEVVRLISDYGKPALVATDVYPVPSAVEKIRRSFNAVAWTPGGEIRSEDKIAIARQFGYSNDHERDSLTAALSAYKAYKNVFSRIEKRAPKYLDVDNIKFHVINGDSIEEAIEKVAAESRIKVRIKPEPEPQKEEPSDVDEQIKKLRGELSNRNSQIKQLKEYVAELKYESGQKERLIEHLEMRIKKVKNSTYRQIRREKEMQIRDNEIERLNKELSKTKKSLRNQRNQNKSLKQIRKKEVKGEGLPVKVISSFTREAIQHTKELYGIKENDVIYLKDPSGGGPVTASLLVESKVRAVIISEDMPHGALEFFYDGEVPVLKDIQIHLIGDLASVNPEILKSAIAEWQKGADERRKEKEHKQVQSILEEYRSERRRGLA from the coding sequence ATGCAAAACGGTGTCATATACGGCATTGACATAGCAAAGGGTTCTTCCAGGGCACAGGAAGTTCCCAGGTATGCCGTTGCCGTTCTCAAGGATGGCGAAATAAACCATTATACTATGGTCCGGTTACACAGGATACTCCGGATGCTGAACAAAGATTGTCCTGATTATATTGCAGTTGATAACATTTTTGAGCTTGCTGCAAATAAAAATGAATTAATACACTTTCTTGAAAAACTCCCCGAGAATACAAAACTGGTGCAGGTTACCGGAGGTATTCGCCAGAAACCGCTGCTTCGGCTGGCTCAGGAACACGGCCTCTCCTTAAACCAGTTCGACCCGAATCAGGAAGCAGAAGCATGTGCAATTCTTGCAAGCCTTGGTGTAGGTGTTGAAGTATCTCTTTTTGAAGACATCACTCGTATTAAAGTAAGTCGTGCCCGCTCCCTTGGCAGAGGTGGATGGAGCCAGAACCGTTATCGCAGGAAAGTACACGGTGCTGTCAGGGAAAAGAGCAGGGAGGTCGAGAACACCCTGCGTAAATTCTCCCGGGAAACAGGTTTCGCTTTCTCCGAACATATCACTGAAGGTTTCGGTGGTTATGTCAGGGCAGAATATACTGTAAATGCAAAACGTGAACGTGTACCGGTCAAACCATCTGCAAACGCTGATGTACAGGTCACTGTCAAAAGTGTTGAAAGAGACAAGATCCAGTACCTGCCAATCAAGAAAGCAGGACGTAAATATACTATCGTTGGAATCGACCCCGGCACAACAGTAGGAATTGCCATTCTATCTCTTGACGGGGAACTGCTTCTTTCTGATAGCACACGTGGTATATCGCACGATGAGGTTGTCAGGCTGATATCCGATTACGGAAAACCTGCACTTGTAGCCACAGATGTCTATCCTGTTCCATCTGCCGTTGAAAAGATACGTCGCAGTTTCAATGCGGTTGCCTGGACTCCGGGCGGCGAAATAAGGTCTGAAGATAAGATCGCAATCGCCCGGCAATTCGGATATTCCAATGACCATGAGCGTGATTCACTCACTGCGGCATTATCCGCATACAAGGCGTACAAAAATGTATTCTCAAGGATTGAGAAAAGGGCTCCTAAATATCTTGATGTTGACAATATAAAGTTCCATGTTATCAATGGTGATTCCATAGAAGAGGCCATTGAAAAAGTTGCAGCCGAGTCAAGGATAAAGGTAAGGATAAAACCGGAACCAGAACCACAAAAAGAAGAACCTTCAGATGTGGATGAACAAATAAAAAAGCTGCGTGGTGAGCTCAGTAATAGGAATTCCCAGATAAAGCAGCTAAAAGAGTATGTTGCCGAACTGAAATACGAGAGTGGGCAGAAGGAGAGGCTTATCGAACATCTGGAAATGCGCATCAAGAAGGTAAAAAATTCCACTTACCGTCAGATCAGGCGTGAAAAAGAGATGCAGATAAGGGACAACGAAATTGAGCGTCTCAATAAGGAACTTAGTAAAACGAAAAAATCCTTGCGTAACCAGCGTAATCAGAATAAAAGCCTTAAACAGATACGCAAAAAGGAAGTGAAGGGTGAAGGTCTTCCGGTAAAAGTGATCTCATCGTTTACCAGGGAAGCGATTCAACACACAAAGGAGCTCTATGGTATCAAGGAAAATGATGTGATATACCTGAAAGACCCAAGTGGTGGAGGTCCTGTAACTGCATCATTGCTTGTCGAATCTAAGGTAAGGGCAGTTATCATAAGTGAGGATATGCCACATGGGGCACTGGAATTCTTTTATGATGGTGAGGTTCCCGTATTGAAAGATATACAGATTCATCTCATCGGTGATCTCGCTTCTGTGAATCCGGAAATACTTAAGAGTGCGATAGCAGAATGGCAAAAAGGAGCCGATGAGCGGCGTAAGGAAAAAGAGCATAAGCAGGTCCAGTCCATTCTGGAAGAATACAGGAGTGAACGCAGAAGAGGACTTGCATAG
- a CDS encoding serine/threonine-protein kinase RIO2 has protein sequence MIDDVVKLFKKMDSKDLRILTGIELGMKNFEWVPVEELMKFTRLPYSSLEYKLKSLIRNNLVIGTNQPYEGYQIYFDGYDTLALNAFVKKGVISAIGDEIGVGKESVVHEAVREPELGLGEPQGVILKFHREGRTSFKSVKRSRSHLEGKEHFSWIYAARLAAKREAEIIRKLYPDVSVPKLIDSNRHALVMEVAKGTLLYRTKLAEPQWFLDEILRQVAIVYEKGYIHSDLSEYNIFVIDGGVQFIDWPQCVEISHPHADELLERDVSNVLTHFKRKYNIIVDLDEVISKIKSGVES, from the coding sequence ATGATAGACGACGTTGTGAAGTTATTCAAAAAAATGGATAGCAAAGACCTGCGCATTCTTACTGGTATTGAGCTTGGCATGAAGAACTTTGAATGGGTGCCGGTGGAGGAGCTAATGAAGTTTACCCGGCTGCCGTATTCATCTCTTGAATATAAGCTGAAGTCACTTATAAGGAACAATTTGGTTATCGGTACCAACCAGCCATATGAAGGTTATCAGATATACTTCGATGGCTACGATACCCTTGCTCTTAATGCATTTGTCAAAAAGGGAGTCATCAGTGCCATTGGTGATGAGATAGGCGTTGGAAAGGAATCTGTGGTCCATGAGGCGGTGAGGGAACCAGAACTTGGTCTGGGGGAACCTCAGGGCGTTATACTGAAATTCCACAGGGAAGGCAGGACCAGTTTTAAGAGTGTTAAAAGGTCACGCTCTCATCTTGAGGGGAAGGAACACTTTTCCTGGATATATGCAGCAAGGCTTGCAGCAAAAAGAGAGGCTGAGATCATAAGGAAACTTTATCCTGATGTGTCGGTTCCAAAATTAATAGACAGCAATCGCCATGCTCTTGTCATGGAAGTTGCAAAAGGCACCCTCCTCTACAGAACAAAGCTTGCGGAACCACAGTGGTTCCTTGACGAGATACTCAGGCAGGTAGCCATAGTCTATGAAAAAGGTTACATTCATTCTGATCTTAGTGAATATAACATATTTGTTATCGATGGCGGAGTGCAGTTCATCGACTGGCCGCAGTGCGTGGAAATAAGCCATCCTCATGCGGATGAGTTGCTTGAAAGGGATGTTTCCAACGTACTCACGCACTTCAAGCGCAAATACAATATAATAGTGGATCTGGATGAGGTCATATCAAAAATAAAAAGCGGTGTGGAGTCATAG
- the larC gene encoding nickel pincer cofactor biosynthesis protein LarC, whose amino-acid sequence MKSLIFDPFSGAAGDMILGSLIDLGADGSKIREIIESAVDVSVSVDRVNKKGIDATDVHIHVPHEEHSRHYHELVDIIKAAGLPSRVEKSALDVFEIMAKAESKVHGESLEEIHFHEVGQNDALADVIGSCAAIHEIGADSIFCTPVNVGGGRVRAAHGSMAVPAPATLEILRSGSLLSYGMGNRELLTPTGAALLSYFAKPLENLPKGRVLSVGYGAGDADTEDPNVLRTVLMETSDILTKDRIEVLETNVDDVTGEVLGNLFDKLLAAGARDVAITPTIMKKGRSGHIIKVITKAENSESVAREMMKETGTLGIRVIPTAHRFVADRRMDKVTITLKGEEFTVAVKIAQDKAGEILHMSAEYEDCRKVADKVGLPLKEIIRRVEEEAWGKFE is encoded by the coding sequence ATGAAGTCCCTTATATTCGATCCATTCTCAGGTGCAGCCGGAGATATGATACTTGGAAGTCTCATCGATCTTGGTGCTGATGGCTCAAAGATACGTGAGATCATCGAATCCGCAGTAGACGTATCGGTCTCTGTGGACCGGGTGAACAAGAAAGGTATCGATGCTACTGATGTTCATATACATGTACCACATGAGGAACATTCACGACATTATCATGAGCTTGTAGATATCATCAAAGCTGCCGGACTTCCTTCACGGGTGGAGAAAAGTGCCCTTGATGTTTTTGAGATAATGGCAAAGGCGGAGTCAAAGGTCCACGGCGAGTCACTGGAAGAGATCCATTTCCATGAGGTCGGACAGAACGATGCCCTTGCTGATGTTATCGGTTCCTGTGCAGCCATCCATGAGATCGGTGCAGATTCCATATTCTGTACTCCGGTGAATGTGGGTGGTGGCAGAGTAAGGGCAGCACATGGTTCAATGGCAGTACCGGCACCTGCAACCCTTGAGATACTCAGGTCAGGCAGTCTTCTGTCATACGGAATGGGTAACAGGGAATTACTCACACCAACGGGTGCCGCTTTATTATCATATTTTGCAAAACCTCTGGAGAACCTTCCAAAGGGCAGGGTCCTTTCAGTTGGTTATGGTGCAGGGGATGCGGATACTGAAGATCCCAACGTGCTGCGTACTGTGCTAATGGAGACCAGTGATATACTCACAAAGGACCGTATTGAAGTTCTGGAAACAAATGTGGACGATGTTACAGGTGAGGTTCTGGGGAACCTGTTCGATAAACTTCTGGCGGCAGGTGCAAGGGATGTTGCAATCACACCTACCATCATGAAGAAAGGCAGGTCCGGTCATATCATCAAGGTAATTACAAAAGCTGAGAACAGTGAAAGTGTTGCCAGGGAAATGATGAAAGAGACCGGTACTCTTGGCATACGTGTGATACCAACGGCACATCGTTTCGTTGCTGATCGCAGGATGGATAAGGTCACCATCACGCTCAAAGGCGAGGAGTTCACGGTTGCGGTGAAGATCGCACAGGATAAAGCCGGTGAGATATTACACATGTCTGCTGAGTATGAGGACTGCCGTAAGGTTGCCGATAAGGTAGGTCTGCCTCTGAAAGAGATTATCAGGCGGGTCGAGGAAGAGGCATGGGGGAAGTTCGAGTAG
- the larB gene encoding nickel pincer cofactor biosynthesis protein LarB, which produces MDLKTILDKLKNNELDIETAESDIRSMGYVPVTDIAKIDIFRKHRTGIMEAILAEGKDPADVVKISKVQVAASGRVLITRLSDAHREMIQESFSSEELEWDLHSKGVVVHNGAPVPRTGGVVAIITAGTADIDAAEEARMVASEMGCETIAIYDVGVAGFHRLVNEMQVLREKKPDSIVVAAGREGTLPTVVSGLMDVPVIGLPVSTGYGAGAKGEAALLSMLQSCSVLSVVNIDAGFVAGSFAARIANRVAEARNTKPPE; this is translated from the coding sequence ATGGATCTTAAAACTATATTAGATAAGCTGAAAAATAATGAACTTGATATTGAAACTGCAGAATCTGATATCCGTTCAATGGGCTATGTCCCGGTCACAGACATTGCTAAAATAGACATTTTCCGCAAGCATCGTACAGGGATCATGGAAGCTATCCTTGCAGAGGGCAAGGACCCTGCAGATGTAGTGAAAATATCAAAGGTCCAGGTTGCTGCAAGTGGAAGGGTGCTAATAACAAGGCTCAGTGATGCTCACAGAGAAATGATCCAGGAAAGTTTCTCCTCAGAAGAACTTGAGTGGGACCTTCATTCAAAAGGTGTTGTGGTCCATAATGGAGCTCCGGTGCCAAGGACCGGTGGCGTTGTAGCAATAATCACTGCCGGTACTGCTGATATCGATGCTGCGGAAGAAGCAAGGATGGTGGCATCTGAGATGGGTTGTGAGACAATCGCTATCTATGATGTAGGAGTTGCCGGATTCCATAGGCTTGTCAATGAGATGCAGGTATTGCGGGAGAAGAAACCGGATTCCATCGTTGTGGCAGCCGGAAGGGAAGGTACCCTGCCGACCGTTGTTTCAGGTCTTATGGATGTCCCTGTAATCGGGCTTCCTGTATCTACCGGTTATGGTGCCGGTGCGAAGGGTGAAGCTGCTCTGCTCTCGATGTTACAGTCATGCTCAGTGCTGTCTGTGGTGAATATCGATGCAGGATTCGTTGCCGGATCATTTGCAGCAAGGATAGCCAACAGGGTTGCTGAGGCAAGGAATACTAAACCTCCGGAGTAA
- a CDS encoding flavodoxin family protein, translating into MKVIAINGSPRKNWNTANLLEHALKGAESRGAETELVHLYDLDFKGCISCFACKKVGFQNGICTMKDDLKDVLEKIEEADVLIFGSPIYFGDVTGEMRSFLERLFFQYLVYDENYSAHCQKKTATAFIYTMNVDEQQMKMLGYDSSIFRNMEMQIQRFFGYTESLCTFDTYQFDDYSKYVSTAFNADEKARKRDEEFPKDCAKAFEMGVRFAEKAHGN; encoded by the coding sequence ATGAAGGTAATAGCAATAAACGGAAGCCCAAGGAAGAACTGGAACACTGCAAATCTTCTTGAACACGCACTTAAGGGAGCAGAGTCCAGGGGTGCAGAAACAGAACTTGTTCATCTTTATGATCTGGATTTCAAAGGCTGTATCAGTTGTTTTGCCTGCAAGAAAGTAGGCTTCCAAAATGGCATTTGCACCATGAAGGATGACCTGAAGGATGTCCTTGAGAAAATAGAAGAAGCTGATGTTCTTATTTTTGGTTCTCCTATTTACTTCGGTGATGTGACTGGAGAGATGAGGTCTTTTCTGGAAAGATTGTTTTTCCAGTACCTTGTATATGATGAAAACTACTCTGCGCATTGTCAGAAAAAGACAGCTACTGCTTTTATTTACACCATGAATGTTGACGAGCAGCAGATGAAAATGCTGGGTTATGATTCTTCTATTTTCAGGAACATGGAAATGCAGATACAGAGGTTTTTCGGATATACAGAATCACTATGTACATTCGATACGTATCAGTTCGATGATTACTCCAAATACGTTTCAACAGCTTTCAATGCTGACGAAAAAGCCAGGAAACGGGACGAGGAATTCCCGAAGGATTGTGCAAAAGCCTTTGAGATGGGAGTCCGATTCGCTGAAAAAGCCCACGGAAACTAA
- a CDS encoding aldo/keto reductase encodes MLYRKIPKNGDELSILGFGCMRLASKEDGSIDEERATRQVRDAIDQGVNYIDTAWPYHMGASEPFLGRALADGYREKVKVATKLPSWLIEKREDMDYYLNAQLEKLNTDHIDYYLIHALVGDLWDNVEKLGVADFLDKAKADGRIINAGFSFHGASEDFNRIVDAYGWDFCQIQYNYLDEKNQAGKAGLEYAASKDLGVIIMEPLRGGSLTKTVPQAVEEIWNEAPIKRTPAEWALRWVWNHPEVTVVLSGMSEDVHVEENLRIAGEAHSNSLTEEELQLIKRVENKYRELMRVECTGCQYCMPCPAGVNIPLCFELYNNLYLEGDPDTVKFMYAARVGGALGLEEPEFASRCVQCGQCLEKCPQHIDIPNVLYSVVNELEGPDLEQRAAMAREMFKQV; translated from the coding sequence ATGTTATACAGAAAAATACCAAAGAACGGAGACGAGCTTTCTATACTCGGATTCGGATGTATGCGCCTTGCTTCAAAAGAGGATGGCAGTATAGATGAAGAAAGAGCAACCAGACAGGTACGCGATGCGATAGACCAGGGAGTGAACTATATCGATACAGCCTGGCCATATCACATGGGAGCAAGTGAGCCATTCCTGGGTCGTGCTCTTGCTGATGGCTACCGTGAAAAGGTAAAAGTTGCAACAAAACTTCCATCATGGCTTATAGAGAAACGTGAGGATATGGATTATTATCTGAATGCCCAACTTGAAAAGCTGAACACTGACCATATAGACTATTACCTTATACATGCTCTTGTTGGTGATCTGTGGGACAATGTTGAAAAATTAGGTGTAGCTGATTTTCTTGACAAAGCAAAAGCTGATGGTCGTATTATCAATGCAGGTTTTTCTTTCCACGGAGCATCAGAGGACTTTAACCGTATAGTAGATGCTTACGGCTGGGACTTCTGTCAGATCCAGTACAACTATCTGGATGAAAAGAACCAGGCAGGTAAAGCCGGTCTGGAATATGCAGCCTCAAAAGACCTTGGAGTTATTATTATGGAGCCTCTCCGTGGGGGAAGCCTCACAAAGACTGTACCGCAGGCAGTGGAAGAGATATGGAACGAGGCACCAATTAAAAGAACACCAGCAGAATGGGCTCTGCGCTGGGTATGGAACCATCCGGAAGTTACAGTGGTTCTTTCCGGTATGAGTGAAGATGTCCATGTTGAAGAGAATCTCAGAATTGCAGGGGAAGCACATTCAAATTCACTTACTGAAGAAGAACTGCAACTTATAAAGAGAGTTGAAAACAAGTACCGCGAACTGATGAGAGTAGAATGTACCGGTTGTCAGTATTGTATGCCCTGTCCGGCAGGTGTGAATATTCCACTTTGTTTTGAGCTGTATAACAACCTTTACCTGGAAGGCGATCCGGACACAGTAAAGTTCATGTATGCTGCACGTGTGGGAGGCGCTCTTGGTCTTGAAGAGCCTGAGTTTGCATCCAGGTGTGTCCAGTGCGGACAATGTCTGGAGAAATGTCCACAGCACATTGACATACCAAATGTTCTTTATTCTGTGGTTAACGAACTTGAAGGACCCGACCTTGAGCAGAGAGCTGCCATGGCAAGGGAGATGTTCAAACAGGTATGA
- a CDS encoding flavodoxin family protein — protein MKVLLVNGSPHEKGCTYTALTEVAETLKEEGIDSEIYWIGIKPLAGCTACKSCAKTGKCAFNDKVNEFLDIAIEADGFIFGSPVHYAAATGAITSFMDCAFYTNGLGGRNAFYLKPAAAIISARRAGTTATLDQLNKYFTISQMPIISSRYWNMVHGAQPEDVKKDFEGLQTMRVLARNMAWFLKCKEAGMKAGVQLPVKEDMIFTNFIRD, from the coding sequence ATGAAAGTATTATTAGTAAACGGAAGTCCACATGAGAAAGGTTGCACCTATACCGCTCTTACGGAAGTAGCAGAGACGTTGAAAGAAGAAGGTATCGACTCAGAAATCTATTGGATCGGAATAAAACCACTTGCCGGATGCACTGCCTGTAAGAGTTGTGCTAAAACAGGAAAGTGTGCATTTAACGACAAGGTCAACGAGTTTCTTGACATTGCCATAGAAGCAGATGGATTCATTTTTGGTTCTCCGGTACATTATGCAGCCGCTACCGGTGCGATCACATCATTCATGGACTGTGCTTTCTACACTAATGGGTTAGGAGGCAGAAATGCATTTTATCTGAAACCTGCTGCAGCAATTATCTCGGCGAGAAGAGCCGGAACCACTGCCACACTTGATCAGCTCAATAAGTATTTCACAATTTCTCAGATGCCTATTATTTCTTCCAGATATTGGAACATGGTTCATGGGGCACAGCCAGAAGATGTAAAAAAGGACTTTGAAGGTTTGCAGACCATGCGTGTACTTGCAAGGAATATGGCATGGTTCCTTAAGTGTAAGGAAGCTGGCATGAAGGCCGGTGTGCAACTCCCGGTGAAGGAAGACATGATCTTTACAAACTTCATTCGAGATTGA
- a CDS encoding MFS transporter, which yields MTKKLNLNERWTGFIAGTASLVVVYAASSAPIPLLNTYLQTLDLTSGDLSMTAVAYFVGCVISLLTFARVSNHLGRRPVSLATLALSAIACVIFIYVQNAPMLLIGRFVQGIASGLASSTITAYTVDNAPTSPKWLSAAVISGAPVVGLSAGAFGAGVIKEYSLGSMSFTYEIFIVLLAFCAMLMAVGPETVTRTRGVITSLVPRISIPRNIYYLLPAAISIFVGTWAIGGFYQAFSSTMAADLLNTNSIIVAAAVFACLMTPYAIGGWLSGRFEPEEAQRIGIVAFFLCIAAVIYSLKVSIMIPFLIATVLAGISQGLGFTGSMRSLLDKTSQEDRAGLLSSIYLISYSGAAIPNLIVARLASGFTLFEIAVGYGLLVALVCIISLFALSRNKRQHDLTEN from the coding sequence ATGACAAAAAAATTAAACTTAAACGAGAGATGGACAGGCTTTATAGCAGGAACTGCTTCCTTAGTTGTTGTATATGCTGCCTCATCTGCTCCTATTCCTCTTTTAAACACGTATCTTCAGACTCTTGATCTTACAAGTGGAGATCTTTCCATGACAGCAGTTGCATACTTTGTTGGGTGTGTAATATCGCTGCTGACGTTTGCCAGAGTGTCAAATCATTTAGGGCGACGTCCAGTATCACTTGCGACATTAGCACTGTCTGCAATTGCATGTGTCATATTTATTTACGTTCAGAATGCACCAATGCTTTTGATTGGAAGATTTGTGCAGGGAATTGCTTCCGGTCTGGCATCCAGTACAATTACAGCATATACCGTGGATAATGCACCAACTTCTCCAAAATGGCTAAGTGCGGCAGTTATCAGTGGAGCGCCTGTGGTTGGACTTTCAGCAGGTGCTTTTGGTGCTGGGGTCATTAAAGAGTACAGTTTGGGCTCCATGTCATTCACATATGAGATATTCATTGTTCTACTTGCCTTTTGTGCAATGCTGATGGCAGTCGGGCCGGAAACAGTAACACGTACAAGAGGAGTTATCACCTCCCTGGTTCCACGAATATCCATACCCCGGAATATTTACTATCTTCTTCCGGCTGCAATTAGTATCTTTGTTGGAACCTGGGCGATCGGTGGATTTTATCAGGCTTTCAGTTCTACCATGGCAGCAGACCTGCTTAACACAAATAGTATTATAGTAGCTGCAGCGGTGTTTGCCTGTTTGATGACTCCCTACGCTATAGGTGGCTGGCTGAGTGGTCGCTTTGAACCTGAAGAAGCTCAACGTATTGGAATAGTAGCTTTTTTCCTGTGTATTGCGGCTGTCATCTATTCACTGAAGGTCAGCATCATGATCCCTTTCTTAATTGCAACCGTGCTTGCGGGAATATCGCAGGGTTTAGGATTTACGGGAAGTATGCGCAGTTTGCTGGATAAAACCAGCCAGGAAGACAGGGCAGGTCTGCTTTCGAGCATTTATCTAATATCATATAGTGGTGCAGCCATCCCAAATCTGATCGTAGCACGGTTAGCTAGTGGTTTCACTTTATTTGAGATCGCAGTTGGATACGGCCTGTTAGTAGCATTAGTTTGCATAATTTCACTCTTCGCTTTAAGCAGAAACAAGAGACAACATGATTTAACAGAAAATTAG
- a CDS encoding cyclophilin-like fold protein, with the protein MDQNTIDNQSENEQDEASQEEEETKMQISVQANGNTTIFELNDGNAAKDLYEQLPLTIDVEDFSNNEKIFYPPKKLDTTNTPMANAKAGTLAYYAPWGDVVMFYEKFGSAGGLYELGDVVSGGEHIKNMSGTILIERV; encoded by the coding sequence ATGGATCAAAACACCATCGATAATCAATCCGAAAATGAACAGGATGAAGCCAGCCAGGAAGAGGAGGAAACAAAAATGCAAATCAGTGTTCAAGCAAATGGAAATACAACGATCTTTGAGCTCAATGATGGAAATGCTGCAAAAGATCTCTATGAACAATTACCTTTAACGATTGATGTTGAAGATTTCAGCAATAATGAAAAGATATTCTATCCGCCCAAAAAACTCGATACAACTAACACACCGATGGCAAATGCAAAAGCCGGAACGCTTGCATATTATGCACCATGGGGAGACGTGGTAATGTTCTATGAGAAATTCGGCTCTGCAGGCGGTTTGTACGAATTAGGTGATGTCGTATCAGGCGGTGAGCATATCAAAAATATGTCAGGCACGATACTCATAGAAAGAGTGTAA